Genomic window (Pleurodeles waltl isolate 20211129_DDA chromosome 2_2, aPleWal1.hap1.20221129, whole genome shotgun sequence):
GTTTGAACTTTGATGTTTTCTTTAAAGCAAGATATGTTCCATTGTGGATCATAATAAAGCAGATgcactatctcgttcacagtggaagAGGTTCTGTGAGTTTGTACCGGGAGCAGACCAGTTGAAGACAAAAATGCCTCTGGATCTGTGGTGGCTGGGAGAGTGAGAATCTTGGACTTGATTGGGAAATCAGTTGCTGTATCAACCCACAGGACTTAGAAACAAGCCTGGTTTGATTTTTTGCAACCTGGTGCCCACAGGAGGGAGGAAGGCCTATTGGTGCTATTACTGAGGAGGGACGTGATGcgttttattatgggttggattGAGTTGAGTCTATTTGTGGTGACAGTATTGGGTAAAATGGCTGGCATTTTGTGTAATAGTAAGTGCTATGATCTGATGGGGGGTGAGGTTTATAGGAGGATATTATCTGGTTAGACTAGGGAAGGTGAGGTTTGTTGTGACACAAGAAGGCCTATATATGGTAAGTTACTTTGTGATATTCTAGGTCCAATGGATATGATTTGCTGCTCGGCGTACGAGGTAAGTGTTTCTTTATGCATGTTATGGCTTTTTTATAGGGCATTTCCGATTTCATAACTGCTGGGTCTTAAGGGGAGATCTAGGTTATTGCGTACAAATACGTCAGTGCCTGAGGAGAAGATCAAGATTTGTTTGACGCATTCTGAGACAGGTCAGTTGGGAAGGGATAAGATGATCTTAAGGAAGTGTCCTTCCCACCCCCTGCCCATTGATTTGCTGGGCTGCTTTCAAACTTTTTTGGGGTGGTTATTCAGGTCTCGTTTTGTTCACGAAGAAGGTCTAGGCTAACATTGTTTCAAGTGCTGGTAGTTTTACAGCAAGGCCTGGGTATAAGTCCCATGGATTATGGGGCACATTTTTTTAGGACTGCAGCAGCTACCGCATCAAAGCAGAAGGGCCTTTGAGAGGATACAGTAATCAAATTGGGATGTTGAAAATCTAAGTATTACAAGCGTTATGTGTGCTCTGGCTTTGGGTTGAGTTACATCATTTGTATGGTGGACAGGTTTCAACTATCTGCTTTCCTTTTTTGGTTGCATTACAGGCATTGTGGGACATTCTTTGGTGCGTGGGGCAGCATTGCAGGCAGAGTCAAGAATTTTCGGCAGACATGTTGGCTTAGATGGAGGAAAGGTGGTGGTttggtggggtgggaagagaggtATGAGATGTGGCGAGCTTCAAGGAACACTCTCAAGAAGGCTGTCTGGGAGACATTGTCCAGATTTATTAGTAATCCATCTAGGGGAAAACAACCTTGTGTCTCTGTTGGGTATTGGTCAATTGAAGGCCATGAAGTTGGATTTAGAAAGAATAAAGAATTGTTGGCAGGAACGCATATCCTCTGGACTGAGTTAGTTCCAAGGTGATTTTGGAGAGGTGCTCAGAAGCCGGAAGCTatggaggagcagaggaagaagatgaacaAGGAAAGGAGAGGCTTTTGTACTTTTATGGAAATTTCATTTTTGAAGCACTCAGAGACTGCGGAACTTTATGAGGATTGCAGATTAGCTAGGAGAAAAGTTGTGAGATTAGTAGAGTCTGGTTGGCAGGTGAAAGCATCTCCTGAGGGTGGGGGCAGGAAAACACCAGAAGGATTTCCTGGTTGGTGTGACGAGAAGCCATTTGCTGGATTTAAGGGGGTCAAGAAAGGGGTGTGAGCACAGTGCAGAGAAGTGAGGGATATGGGCAAGGACCAAAGGGATGGAGGAGACAGTACAGAGGTAACAACTGAAACTTGCCATCACGTCAAAGGGGACCAGGAATTGTGTCACTATCTTAAATTGGGAAAGGTGTGTTCAAGGGGGTAagactttttaggggtggggtttttagcaattacaataaataaattaagctggttagttttgtaaggcattTTGCCTAGGTGGTTTACGGGTACAGTTttcccagacctgttctattaaagaagCCTTTAACCCTTTTATATAGGTGTGAACATTGTCTTTGTGCGCTGTCTCGCCCGATGACACCAGAGAGCCTGTGACACTGCTGTCTCTGCAGGCAAGCAACATTCCCTGGAACTGTAAAGGGGATGCAAGATTGAGGTGTCACATTGTGCAGTGATTGTGAATTCTTCGGGTCAGGTGCTGTCTCTAGATGTACTGGCAGTTATCTGGGGAGTGTGAGGGGGTGGACAGCTGggtgagtgcatgggggtactgctcAAATGTTGTGCCGTAAGCATCAATGCTAATTACAATTAACTTGCACTGAAGTGCAGGaacttttaaatgggagaaaggtAAAATAGTCATTTTTGGTTTTAAAAATAGTCTCGTGCTTAAATTGGAAGTGTCAGTATGTATGCAAACCAACCACTTCCAGAAGGGACCTGCTCTAAACCTCCCATCTGTGTTTTGTTATTTTGCTAAAGACTAaaaaagtcccacaaaaaaagtaataCTGTATTTAATCAGACTAAAACGATAGTAACACTTTTGTAATCCCTTGAAACAGGGCCGGTATACACTGGAAAAGAGCAGCGTTCCATTGCGTCAATCTCCGGAGATTTGTTGGGTCAGTCATCGGGAAATAAAGACAGGGCAGGTGATTCCAGACACAGCGCCAGCTCTTCCAGTGAATTAGAGCTGGAGCTGGCAAGCTCCCCTATGTGCCGCTGCCAGACTATCACAAACCAGCCGTAGTAGACTAGAATACCTCAGAGCGCATACAAGAGGGCTCGGGCAGAATAAGCACCGCGTCTTACGGTGTCTCCAAACAGCTCTGCATGGTTTTCAGTTATTAATAGGATTTAACAATAATAATAGAAGAACACGTAAACCTTGTTGGTTGCTACTTTGCAATTGGTATAGCCTCACATATTCTGATATGTCTCTAAGTGGCGCAAAAATAAATCGCAGTTCTGCGTCGTTAGGTCACGTTATTTGAAGTAAAGGCGGCGAGACACAGTTTCTGCTACGAACGAGCGGCCAATGTGGACTTGTCAAGATGGACGCGGGCGCGCCGTTCCCATCCAAACCGAAAGTGGCGTCCTTCTTCTGTGTCGCTGCGCCCCGGCGTGCCCTCCCGTCGTAGAGCTGGCTCGCGTCCACCGTCTGCTGCTGCAGCTGGCGGCGGCGGCGGCTTCCTCCAGCGCCCTGGATACGTGTTTGATGATGCAGGGAGGTGATTATGTATTGCACAACCTCCGGCCCGGCGCTtgcatatttatatacacacacactgtatgAGTCACAGGGGGCCGAGCCAGCGCTGTGTAATCCCGTGTGTGTGCCAGTGTGGGAGCCTATGACGGGCAGAGCCAGCCTCGGCTGCACACACGCCGCCTGGCTCTCCGGCACTCTCGCTGCAGTCCCCGCACCGCTGCTGGCGCTCCCCGGCAACGTCCGCAGCAGTAAAGGGGTGCTAGTGCATCACAGGAGGGGCCCCACACCTGGAACTGACCGCGCAAGGAGACGTAGAAACACTTTAAAGAATTCTGAACTGAAACAAACACCTGGGGAAGCTGCAAAGCGGATACCTGTGTCGGAAGGACGTTTAATGAGGCTGGTACCTGCTGCCCGGACCGAGGAGCCCTGTGTGCACGGAGCATCCTGTGCATCCTGCTCCTGACGCCGGGAGGGCGGCTCTGACTGCGGTGGGGGAATGCCCAGGTCCCCCGGAGCCTGGCACTGAAAGTGACCTCGGCGCGTCCTTTGAAGGAGAGGGATCCCCAGACTCCAGGCTTCCCGCATCCAGCGCTGCCTGTGGGAGAAGGCGCTCCTCCGGCTGTGCTGTCCGTGGAAGCCGGGCTTTGCTTTCTCCGGGGTGTCCCCGGGAAGGGGCAGCGGAGATCCTGCTTTTAGGAAAAGTGAACGCTGGACACTGCTTTGGGGGAAGGAAGCAGCGCCTAGAAGCCCGTCGGTAAATGCTCAACGAGTCCACCTGACGCCCCCGTCTCTTCTCCGGCCGGAAGACCCTTCAATGCCTGTCACCCTGCAGCATCCGCGGCGGCGGCAGCAGCGGGGCCCCGGGGCCTCCCTCTGCCTCCGTGCCCGCTGCCTCAAGCGGCTGGAGAGCGACGAGCCCGCCGCTAAGTGCCCCCGGCTGGCAGAGAGCCCCCCGCCGGACAGCAGCGGTTACCTGGGCTCGTCCCCGCCCAGCTCCCCGTGCCAGCTGGGCACCGACCTGAACTACCCCCAGGGGCCCACCCGCATCGCCAACTACCTGCTGCTGCAGCCGGACGGGCGGGAGGGAGTTTGCCGGGCTGTGGAGCTGCACACGGGAGAGGAGCTGCAGTGCAAGGTGAGCGGCAGCCATAGCCCTTGCGTAAAGCGCTCTGACGCCCGCGCAGCACTATAGAACACATGCCAGCATACATTGGGTGACTTTAATTAGAGCAATAATATGCGAAAATTCGATCAATAATATTCATAAGAAAAATGTGTAAACTGACTGAAACAGCAACCGCTTCTGTTGATTGCAAGGTCTTGGACTTTCCCCCGCTCCGGCAGAAGCATGCTGAAGTAGAGGTTCTGAAGTGTGCGCCAGGTGTGCAGTGAGCTCGCAGAAAGCATACCGTAGTGTGTCCTTGTAGGTGTATTGAGTGGAAGGCAATTACGTGTTTTTGATGTTCTATTTCATGTTTACAGACGTTGTATGGACTGTTTCCCGAGATTGCCCATTCCCGTTTCTGCTGTGGTACATAGAAACTTACGTACAGCGTTACCTGCTTGGCAGTAGTGCTTCACAACCTGTTGCAGTCTATTCACCAGACACCCCTGCAAGCAGCCTGGTATCCCTATACCAGGCCATTCACACTAGTCTCCACTCGCACAGCTTGCATTTGCTCCTTTAGGGCATCTTGGCGCTTAGTAATAGAGGCACTTTGTTCCCCACCTCAGTGGTGCTCGTGTTATCAACTTCAGTAGAGGAAAAGGCTGAGTGGATATTCCAGAATTAAAGTCTGTGGGCAAGATCTCACATACTGATTAATGGAGTGGATACATCTTTACAAACGGAACTCTTTCCTCTGTGGGTACTAAATAGACTGAGTTGTGCGAGCAACTCAATCGtgcactcttaaaaaaaaaaaatagaccctAAGTGCCATTTATACACATGTGCCATTCGTAGACGTGCTCCCTTAATAGCATCAGGGTGGCGCTGTGAGTTAAACGCTCAGCGCTGAAACATGCTTTCAAGGTCACAAGTTCTTATTCTTGCAGCCCGGGCTCATCCTTCTATCTTTATGAGGTCGGTAAATTGAATGGCTTATTCTGATCAGTAGTGACGTTTAGAAACAGCGGAAGTGTGTTTTGATGCACTGTATTAAAGTAAGGTATTGTTTATTACCACCACTACACCTGTGTTTAGCACAGCGCCTCTGTGAACATCATGCTGCAAATTGGTAATTTATTATTTCAGCAGTTTTAAAAAACTTTACAGTAAATGTGTTGCTACCTTTTTGCCAGTGTGTACTTGGCACCGAGGAGCCGTGCAGCGCTTGACAGAAAACGTGTTTTGATTGAAACAGGAGCACGTCCATCATGTTAGGCTATACATAGAACACTGCTGTCTGTCTGTGTGGGGTCCGGTTGAGACCGGATTGCAGAAACCGGGATGTGATAGGGTGGCCTGGGCTGGAAGTCTGTAATCGTGAACTCCTAGACAGCACACTGGTCTGTTGCCTTTACATATTGTCATTACACACATTCACATCACATATATTAGAATTTTCCGAGCGGTGAAGTGCGCGCATTTTTCTTAGTAAAAAGCCAAATTTGAGGACTAGGTCGTGCACTGTGACTAGACACATCTCTTCTCCTGGCTAGGAGGGAACGTATTACCGTTTAGGAAAATCTAGATTCCAAACCTGTTTGCCATATTATAATTTCTGAGGTCACCATGGCCAAACATTTGCTCCCCTATGGAGTACTCAGATGAAAGCAACAGGCTCACACCAACAATCAGACCACCAATAAGTGAGGGACTGTGTCATTTTGATCTCTTGTGCCCCTGACACCTGACCCCGGCCTCTTTGTTTTGCAGAAGGCACTGCATCCGTATATGAGTTTCTCTGCAGATGTGTTGTGGGTAGCACGTGGAAGTATGCAAATTGTCGCCAGATTTACAGGGAGAACGGGCTGTAATACAAGTATACAACTacaaattaatatattaatttgaATCCAACTTCTGGCATAGAAAATGTAAAATTGTCAATTGGGTTGTGATGTCTTTGACAGAGGTTTATTTGTAAGTCtgtaatgtaaacaaataaaaacacacattaatTTTGTGTAGCCATTTAGCACACAATAAACATTACCTCGCCGTTTATTCCTTTAATTTGGAGGACCCCGGAGAGTGAGAGTGCTCGATACCTTCAGTGAAAACTCAAGGTACTGAGCAGGGGCTGATACTCCACACCAGTATGCCTAGATGCGCAGTCAGCAGGGACAGGGTCATTCCTGGGGAAGGCATCTTTTTTGGCACTCCCTGTGACAGCGCTTCGGTCCGCTGGTATTTCTTGTTTACTTCCGCTGCTAGGCAGCGAGGGTGTAACAGCCAGTGGTTATTTCTGGCAGCAGGGGGTCCGACGCAAGTGGCCGCCATTTGATGGGCAGTGAGGATTATTTTGTGAAGCCCTTTGTGTCAGTGTTAGATTGCCTTGTCTTTCTACTCCACGCCACATATCTGCCCTGAGCCGTTGTCTGTGAGTGGTTCCACAGTGCTTTGGAAACATGTTAACCACAAGGAGTGGGCCAGACCACCCAGGGTGCACGAGGCGACCTCACTGCTGGCACAAGCCTCTGTGGTCACAAACACCCCCATCTCTAAGCATGTGCTGATAACATTCCTAGAGGTATtgcagtatttatatagcgcttactatccctgcgTGGGCCACCGGAGCGCTTGCCTAGAAGCTACACAATCTATGATGTGTGGTTGGAAATGTATCTCCATTTTGATGCTGTGGGGGTGTTTCTATGTGGTGCGTAATGACCACTATGACGTAGTTAACCTGTTATGGGACGCAGCGCCTAGAAAAGTcgtggatgaagaagtgtgagaaaAAGATGCGTAGTTTATGGATTTCAGTAAAGTGAGCCAGGGACAGCCATGTAGGCCTCTTTATGGTGTTTCCTATGACTACAGTACATCTATATATATGATTACTGCAGTGAGTTGtcgaaaatattttgtttaatactTATGGCCCCGACTGAGCAGGTGCCGCATAAGCATGTGACATTGCATGCTGGTGGTGCATTGCACACTTAATACACGTTTTTATTTCAATGGACATGCGCAGTAGATGGCAGGGCTGCAGATACCGTGGTGGGAGGGCACGCCTCCTCCCAATCATTTCATCTTCTGGAGCCTGAGACCTTGCGCTTTTATTTGAAGTAAGAGGTAAAATGAAAGTGTATTATTTGTAAACATGAGTTAGTTTGAGTTAATGGAGTCCGGTATCTGTACTTTTCTGAGAGAGCTCCTTCTCAAGCAGAGACATTGGAAGTGGTCAGCACTTACTGGTCAGCACTTCATAATGGTGGCTCTGCGGCCAGTTCAAGGAACTCCTATCAGCCCACCCCCAGTGACATGCCACAGGCCCATCCGCCATGGCATTCACGAAAGATGGCCACCAGGTCACTATTGACTTTGTCTGCTTAGGTGGGCACTTGCCCGCCGAGCCAAGGGCCTTGTCACGCACAGACGCCCCGAAGACGCACAAACTCCCCGTCTACACGGGACTTCCAATTAAAGTCGGTTTCACTCCGCCTCCCTGCTCGAAAGCCGCCGAGGAGCATTCTTCCATGATATCGTGACATATCGCATTAACTCATCGTGTTGTTACTGAAGTGGAAAAAAACTTAATCTGCGTTCAAGGTCATATTTTAAAAACGTTTCTTAAAAAGACGCCAGGGGGCAATAATATACGAAAAACAATAATAatgaagataaaaaatataaaaaagaactaATTTTAACCGATTAGATCACAAGGGTTTCCAGAGATTGCTCGAAGCAGTACAACCGTCACCCAACAGGAATGTCAGTAAAACTCTTCCGCCTTTAGTGAAAGACAGCTTTTTAAGCACATTTCTGGTAACCGTGACACGTGTGTCGCAATCCCAGGTTTGTGGTAAACACCTTTACCTTTCCCCCGAGTGAGGAACGCGCGCCTGCTACTGCCACCTACTGGTTTCTCAGAAGAAGGTGCCTTGAACTTGCTTCACCTTTGCTGAATGGAATTATTGTCACATGTCACATTGCGCAAGGTGCATTTGTCAGAACGGCGTCTCCCTTACACTGAACTGTCTTTAATTTACCTTGTCCAAAAAGGCCTATTTCATTGTCACTGGAAATACTAAGGATTTTATGCAGACTGTAAGTAAGCCCGCACCCTGTTCACACCAGTCTGTGATCAATAGGTTAAACAAAGTGCGGGAGCCTCTGCCAGGAGATGAGTTGACCTTGAGAAGCTTTAACCTGAAGGCTTGAATCCTGGTTTCTGTCTTTCCCAGGAAATGTGGGACAGCCCCTCTTCCttgtgcatcaaaatataaatatttgcagTATGAAAGTAAAAAAAAGCGGTGTTGTCCCAATTATATCTTCACATGCTTCTGTCCAAAACCACTCATCCAAAGAAACACACATGCACGCGCGCGTCCATTTTTCCTCTACAGAGCCCTTCACATTTGAGGGGCCTTTAAAGTACAAATATTTTTATGCAAAACATTATGCTGGTTTAGGAGCTAGGTCGGAATTTTCGCAAAACCTTTACATTCATAAGCCTCAGAGATTCACCTGTTTTTACCATTTGCTTAGCATTTGAATGCACAGATGAACAAATGTATCCCGTTAATTATTTTTCCAATTCTGTTCAATTTAAAAGGCAAGCAACAGTCTCGCCCATTATGATGTAGATAAATCCCTTTATTGACATTACACTCAAGAAAATCAATGTTGTGTCCATTCTTCTGCAAAGCGGACTTGAAGTGAGTTCTGACTACTGCCTGAAGGTAGCTCTACTTGCTAAAATATTTCCTTTCAACATAAGTCATGCTTAACAtacatttctgttgttttctctcttTCATAGGTGTTCCCCTTAAAGCACTACCAGGACAAAATAGTACCCTGTCTTCAGCTGCCCTGGCATAGCAATATCACCGGCATAGTGGAGGTCATTGTGGGTGAAAGCAAGGCCTACGTCTTCTTCGAGAAGGACTTTGGAGACATGCACTCCTATGTGCGACGCTGCAAACGCCTCAGCGAGGAGGAGGCCGCCCATCTCTTCAAACAGATTGTCTCTGCCGTTGCCCATTGCCACCAGTCTGCTGCTGTCCTCGGAGACCTCAAACtcagaaaatttgttttttctaaTAAAGAACGGTAAGGCATCACAAATATCCACAGTCTGTTGTGTACTGGAAATATTCCTAACATCAGCACCCTCTAATATCTTTCTTCAGTAGGACTGGCCTTTTGGAGAACCAGCTATTGTGGCCAAAGCAGTTAAAGATTCTGGTGATACATAAAGCCTGTCTCTCTGGCGCATGTTTATAGGCTAGTTACCAGAATCTTTGGATAGCAAGTCAGGGACCCTAATAAGCGATCACCTGATACGTGTCCTCTATATGTTATATTAGTGGGGTGTTTTATTTCACCTACTGAAGTAGTCTGAAAACCACATATTATGGCCATGACACATCTCTGAGCTATTGTCATTGAAACAtgcaacaaaaaggcaaaaaaaaaaaaacaacacgtgGATGAAGAGTATTTTTcgtccatttctttttttattatcgTGGGCTCATTCACCTATGGCACACAGAATGCTTGACCATTGATTAGGTGCTTTTGTATACAAACTGTTGTTTTTTGTTAAAACTTTTGTTAAGCCACCTCGAAAAGAAAGCTTGACGAGAAGGATGGAAACATCCTCTCATCTACAACAGTTGTGAGAAAGCGTTTTGGAATAACTCGTTCTGAGGTCACCCTCTGGGCTGCTAAATATTGAAGTTTCCAGTAAACTCTCCTTGCTGTGAGTATTTGTTCTTGGTAGTATTGCACCACTGGCAGCTGGTGTTTAGGCGGCCACTGATGAGACACAGTAGAGCTTTCCGAAGGCTGGCACAGAAAGCGTTCTCTGGGTAAATACGTGTGTTTGGTGACTCTGCATGTGTCTACCAAATGCACCACAGCGTCGCACTAACTTCAAACAAAGGCCTCAGTTTGCGCATGGAGTTGGTGTGC
Coding sequences:
- the TRIB1 gene encoding tribbles homolog 1, with product MPVTLQHPRRRQQRGPGASLCLRARCLKRLESDEPAAKCPRLAESPPPDSSGYLGSSPPSSPCQLGTDLNYPQGPTRIANYLLLQPDGREGVCRAVELHTGEELQCKVFPLKHYQDKIVPCLQLPWHSNITGIVEVIVGESKAYVFFEKDFGDMHSYVRRCKRLSEEEAAHLFKQIVSAVAHCHQSAAVLGDLKLRKFVFSNKERTQLRLESLEDTHIMKGGDDALSDKHGCPAYVSPEILNTTGTYSGKSADVWSLGVMLYTLLVGRYPFHDSDPSALFSKIRRGQFCIPDHVSHKARCLIRSLLRREPSERLAASEILLHPWFEAALESGCTDHSTENSAQVVPDHHIDTEDISSFFC